One Lujinxingia sediminis DNA window includes the following coding sequences:
- a CDS encoding adenylate kinase — protein sequence MTFETLYRADGTPYDRYVVVGTSGSGKSTLANRLAWQTSNRHVELDRLHWLPGWQERPWDVFCEDVAAATAGERWVADGNYSVVRDVVWGRAEAVVWLDLPFRQVMSQIVVRTLRRGVTGEVVCNGNVESLARGFMSRESIILWAAKTWKKHRVRNERLLMGQREPAWQHLDVFRVRSGDLRDVEIWRGGVKGRVFSEGVMGLEG from the coding sequence ATGACGTTTGAAACACTCTACCGCGCAGACGGCACCCCCTACGATCGTTATGTGGTGGTGGGGACTTCGGGATCGGGGAAGTCGACGCTGGCCAACCGGCTGGCGTGGCAGACAAGTAATCGCCACGTGGAGCTCGACCGGTTGCATTGGTTGCCGGGGTGGCAGGAGCGGCCGTGGGATGTGTTTTGTGAGGACGTTGCAGCGGCCACGGCCGGGGAGCGCTGGGTGGCGGATGGGAACTACTCAGTGGTGCGGGATGTGGTGTGGGGGCGCGCGGAGGCGGTGGTGTGGCTCGACCTTCCGTTCAGGCAGGTGATGTCGCAGATCGTGGTGCGCACGCTGCGGCGCGGGGTGACGGGAGAGGTGGTGTGCAACGGCAATGTGGAGAGTCTGGCGCGGGGGTTTATGAGCCGCGAGTCGATCATTTTATGGGCGGCGAAGACCTGGAAGAAGCATCGGGTACGCAATGAGCGGCTGTTGATGGGGCAGCGGGAGCCCGCGTGGCAGCATCTGGATGTGTTTCGGGTGCGGTCGGGGGATTTGCGGGATGTGGAGATCTGGCGAGGGGGCGTTAAGGGGCGCGTTTTTTCGGAGGGAGTGATGGGGTTGGAAGGGTAA
- a CDS encoding tetratricopeptide repeat protein: MFARPPIFSLHLVIWTATLALCLTFASTTFAEDSEDTSAPTCADDEIFDSVLGDCRYTFSIHYTSLDTLPAMIEACEERESMLACASWSVWAWRRGGWEKVSERAGQLCEERCNAGDPAGCGCLAHLVGTGSAGFERDRQRGSDLAQQSCAGGVGWGCNMARTLHNDTVSSDRERRVEDALRTYERGCLLGDPSSCANLGFFAGHTTRGGDTLTEHIARTYFQEGCEKHIGWACGVYGEMLYLGMGGDTDVEEGIAFNRRGCAFGDPMSCKRLGDLYLGSTELSLPSDYQLALEYFGYACDSRDARACHLWATIADLAFPDLEPPTRLEEAYKIACFRGRSESCVALSNLYLSARKDWPAQPDAARSTLERSCRRHADDSCVAYGHLVEQGIGGEVNLNVALEAYERACQNGEPKGCQWAGALVMHEEPERAFEIFTEGCDRGVGNSCNWLALWLETHASPEDQRYILGLHQRACDLDEPRGCFDLALIYETGRSEFEANPPLAMKHMAGACRLNDPIACVHLGRYLLDGVNNNLSWDERAVPLLTSICVNALPHRRDMHRASTLSCRWLAQSHADRGLHSQALDIAQRGCDLRDADSCALAAELLKAENFEPVTRHDATTYEAKACDYGDLSYCSDVTDAQTE, translated from the coding sequence ATGTTTGCCAGACCTCCTATCTTCAGTTTGCACCTCGTCATCTGGACCGCCACCCTGGCGCTCTGCCTCACCTTTGCCAGCACCACCTTCGCCGAAGACTCCGAAGACACGTCAGCCCCCACCTGCGCCGACGATGAGATCTTCGATTCCGTGCTCGGAGACTGCCGCTACACCTTCAGCATTCACTACACGTCACTGGACACGCTACCGGCCATGATCGAGGCCTGCGAAGAACGCGAGTCGATGCTCGCCTGCGCCTCATGGAGCGTGTGGGCCTGGCGCCGTGGCGGCTGGGAAAAAGTCTCGGAGCGAGCCGGTCAACTTTGCGAAGAGCGCTGCAACGCGGGCGACCCGGCCGGATGCGGCTGCCTGGCCCACCTGGTTGGCACCGGATCAGCTGGTTTTGAACGTGACCGCCAACGGGGCAGCGACCTCGCTCAGCAAAGCTGTGCAGGAGGCGTAGGGTGGGGCTGCAACATGGCCCGCACTCTGCACAACGACACCGTCAGCTCGGACCGTGAACGACGTGTCGAAGACGCGCTACGCACCTACGAGCGTGGCTGTTTGCTCGGCGACCCCTCCAGCTGCGCCAACCTCGGTTTTTTTGCGGGGCACACGACCCGGGGAGGAGACACGCTGACCGAACACATCGCCCGCACTTACTTTCAAGAAGGGTGTGAGAAGCACATTGGATGGGCCTGCGGCGTTTACGGTGAAATGCTCTACCTCGGCATGGGGGGTGACACCGACGTTGAGGAAGGGATTGCCTTTAACAGACGTGGCTGTGCGTTTGGCGACCCCATGAGTTGTAAACGTCTGGGCGACCTCTATCTGGGCTCAACGGAGTTGTCGTTACCATCTGATTACCAGCTTGCGTTGGAGTACTTCGGCTATGCCTGCGATTCGCGGGACGCCCGCGCCTGTCATTTGTGGGCCACAATCGCTGATCTCGCATTTCCTGATCTCGAGCCCCCCACACGACTGGAGGAGGCCTATAAAATCGCCTGCTTCCGAGGTCGCTCCGAATCTTGTGTCGCGCTGAGCAACCTCTATCTATCCGCACGCAAAGACTGGCCCGCTCAACCCGACGCGGCACGCAGCACCCTGGAGCGCAGCTGCCGCCGGCACGCAGATGATTCCTGCGTGGCATATGGTCACCTCGTGGAACAGGGCATCGGTGGCGAAGTCAACCTGAACGTCGCACTCGAAGCCTACGAGCGCGCCTGTCAGAACGGCGAGCCAAAAGGATGTCAGTGGGCCGGCGCATTAGTGATGCACGAAGAACCTGAACGCGCCTTCGAGATCTTCACCGAAGGATGCGATCGTGGCGTTGGAAACAGCTGCAACTGGTTGGCGCTTTGGCTGGAAACCCACGCCTCGCCAGAAGACCAACGCTACATCCTCGGTTTACACCAACGCGCCTGCGACCTTGATGAACCCCGCGGCTGCTTCGACCTCGCACTCATCTATGAAACCGGCCGCAGCGAGTTCGAGGCCAATCCACCTCTCGCCATGAAACACATGGCGGGGGCTTGCCGACTCAACGATCCCATCGCCTGCGTGCATTTGGGGCGATACCTGTTAGACGGCGTCAACAATAACCTCTCATGGGACGAGCGTGCCGTCCCGCTCCTGACTTCGATATGCGTGAACGCCCTCCCCCACCGACGAGATATGCACCGCGCCTCGACCCTTTCCTGCCGCTGGCTCGCCCAGAGCCACGCCGACCGTGGCCTTCACTCCCAGGCGCTCGATATTGCCCAACGAGGCTGCGACCTGCGCGACGCTGATAGCTGCGCTCTGGCTGCAGAACTTCTCAAAGCCGAGAACTTCGAGCCCGTCACACGCCACGACGCCACAACCTACGAGGCAAAAGCCTGCGACTACGGCGACCTCTCCTACTGCTCGGATGTCACCGACGCCCAAACCGAATAG